The Leadbetterella byssophila DSM 17132 DNA window TCAGGTTATTGAGTAAATAGGGGAAAATGAATGCATCTTTCGTTTAATCCGGGTTTGTGCATCAATGTATCCAGAGCCATCAATTTATACAGCCGACGAATACGTTTTACATTTACTCCTAGTCCATACCTATAATTGATATAATCGGTCATACGTTCTACCCCGTAAAAAGGGCATTCCGTAAACTTATTATCAATTTTGTTCATAATGAACTGATTAAGAAGGTTCTCCCCCTGAGACTTATAAAAATAGTTGCTTCGGGGTAGTTCCAGTAAAGGACACTCCTTATTAACAGCAAGTTGCCGGTAAGAAGGCGTAATCAGCATCCGCTTTTGATATACACTCATTTCCCCAAGACTTTTTTTAAATAGTCTACCTGCACCTGTAGCTCCCCACTTTTGGAGTAAAGTTCTTGCTCCTTTTTCTCTGATCCGGAACCTCTTTCTCAAAAACCGTTGTGGCTCGATCTAAGAATTCGTGCTTCCATTTTGTCACCTGTGCCGGCGAGATTTTAAATTTACTGGAAATCTGAAGTACTGTACTTCGTTCTTTGATGGCCTCTAAGGCTACCTTGGCTTTGAAATCAGCCGAAAATCTACGTCGTTCTCTTCTTATATCAACCTCTAAGTTATTACATATTCGGCTGTCCCGAAAATCGGGAGTACTTCATTTGAATCACT harbors:
- a CDS encoding transposase yields the protein MCNNLEVDIRRERRRFSADFKAKVALEAIKERSTVLQISSKFKISPAQVTKWKHEFLDRATTVFEKEVPDQRKRSKNFTPKVGSYRCR
- a CDS encoding IS3 family transposase, producing the protein MRKRFRIREKGARTLLQKWGATGAGRLFKKSLGEMSVYQKRMLITPSYRQLAVNKECPLLELPRSNYFYKSQGENLLNQFIMNKIDNKFTECPFYGVERMTDYINYRYGLGVNVKRIRRLYKLMALDTLMHKPGLNERCIHFPLFTQ